One genomic region from Deltaproteobacteria bacterium encodes:
- a CDS encoding sulfatase: MQKYFTYFLITFLAASVGACSCDDDDDVSGNGDSGDDDADDDTYVDDDSAIDDDGDDDGDDDDVIERPNIVVIMADDLDEKLLDVLIDGGHMPNLKENIIDVGIDFRESYATNPLCCPSRATFLTGQYTHNNGVRTNNFPFGGVTRLDDTSTVATWLQDAGYHTGIVGKYLNGYGTETEDDYIPPGWSDWQALTSSTVYEVYGNTVNDNGELVTYGETEDDYQTDILADRSVEFIKDAPPDDPFFLWVTPLAPHVEFPEDWLDQQPTYSAWYELTIRPAPRHEGVLDLDLPDEPSFNEADISDKPPYLLDRPHLSEEDIENARAQYNGMAASMLAVDDLIGDVFDALDAQGRLDDTVVIFTSDNGYLLGRHLIPQKNAPYEESIRVPLYMRVPGFGPATTDRMTANNDLAPTFADLADAEPDIAVDGRSLVPLIEDPQSDIWRRRLLFEHWSATGTTIEVPTFAAVRSGVGAPEGEGFIQVEYRSFFGVPTDSEFYEIAADPYQLDSAHEDAQYESVRGSLSEFVAALKDCVGDECRVWEDAATTPAK; the protein is encoded by the coding sequence GTGCAAAAGTATTTCACGTATTTCCTCATCACGTTTTTGGCCGCTTCGGTCGGCGCCTGCTCGTGCGACGATGACGACGATGTCTCCGGCAACGGCGACTCCGGCGACGACGACGCGGATGACGATACGTACGTTGACGACGACTCCGCGATCGACGACGACGGGGACGACGATGGCGACGACGACGACGTGATCGAACGTCCGAACATCGTCGTCATCATGGCGGACGATCTCGACGAGAAGCTGCTCGACGTATTAATCGATGGCGGCCACATGCCGAATCTGAAGGAAAACATCATCGATGTGGGGATCGATTTTCGCGAATCGTACGCGACGAATCCACTGTGCTGTCCTTCGCGCGCAACCTTTTTGACCGGCCAATACACGCACAACAACGGCGTGCGCACGAACAACTTTCCCTTCGGCGGCGTCACGCGGCTCGACGACACCTCCACCGTGGCGACGTGGCTTCAGGACGCGGGATACCACACGGGCATCGTCGGCAAGTATCTGAACGGCTACGGCACGGAGACCGAGGACGATTACATCCCGCCCGGATGGAGCGACTGGCAGGCGCTGACGTCGAGCACCGTGTATGAGGTGTACGGCAACACCGTGAACGACAACGGCGAGCTCGTGACCTATGGCGAGACCGAGGACGATTATCAAACCGACATCCTCGCCGACCGCTCGGTGGAGTTCATCAAGGATGCGCCGCCGGACGATCCGTTTTTTCTGTGGGTTACGCCGCTCGCGCCGCACGTCGAGTTTCCCGAGGATTGGCTCGATCAGCAACCGACCTACTCGGCTTGGTACGAGCTGACCATCCGTCCCGCGCCGCGCCATGAGGGCGTGCTCGATCTCGATCTTCCCGACGAGCCGAGTTTCAATGAGGCCGACATCTCGGACAAGCCGCCATACCTGCTCGATCGCCCGCACCTGAGCGAAGAGGACATCGAGAATGCGCGCGCACAATACAACGGCATGGCGGCGTCGATGCTCGCCGTGGACGACCTGATCGGCGACGTCTTCGACGCGCTCGACGCGCAGGGTCGGCTAGACGACACGGTCGTGATCTTCACGTCGGACAACGGCTATCTGCTCGGGCGACATCTGATCCCGCAGAAAAATGCCCCTTATGAGGAATCGATCCGCGTGCCACTCTACATGCGCGTGCCCGGGTTCGGACCGGCGACGACCGATCGGATGACGGCGAACAATGACCTCGCGCCCACGTTCGCGGATCTCGCGGACGCCGAGCCGGACATCGCGGTGGACGGGCGTTCGCTCGTGCCGCTCATCGAGGACCCGCAAAGCGACATTTGGCGCAGGCGGCTGCTCTTCGAGCACTGGTCGGCGACCGGCACGACGATCGAGGTGCCGACGTTCGCGGCCGTGAGGTCGGGCGTCGGCGCGCCCGAGGGCGAGGGATTCATCCAAGTCGAGTATCGATCGTTCTTCGGCGTGCCGACCGACAGTGAGTTCTACGAGATCGCCGCCGATCCGTATCAACTCGACAGCGCGCACGAAGACGCGCAGTACGAATCGGTGCGAGGATCGCTTTCGGAATTCGTCGCCGCGCTCAAGGACTGCGTGGGCGACGAGTGCCGCGTTTGGGAAGACGCGGCGACGACGCCCGCCAAATGA
- a CDS encoding acyl-CoA dehydrogenase family protein — translation MANFFEDNDDIRFYVDKGIDWAPLVEITEYNWRSPDGFRNVDEAVDFYKGILQLVGEFSAEQIAPHALEIDRDGVLFKDGHVSFPPLLQGIFDQIKGLELHGLCVPRELGGSNVPLLVYFLNSEVMGRADVSVMAHHSFHGGIAMALLMYSVHEGTTEVNRAEWRIAKTRFEREIREIISGEAWGSMDITEPDAGSDMARLKARARQDENGVWRVTGQKIFITSGHAKYHVVIARTEDAKDPNDSFAGLAGLSLFLVPAFEDQADGTRTRFAEFVGIEEKMGHHGSATTTIAFEDTPAQLIGQRGEGFKLMLLLMNNARVGVGFESIGLCEAAYRAAKAYAEERVSMGKPIGRHELIADYLDEMRTDLQGLRALAIHCAWHEEMAQKLRLRARYFHDTDSVASRQDAKMADHYAAVSRQATPLLKYLASEKAVEMARRAMQIHGGSGYIRETGVEKLMRDALVMPIYEGTSQIQSLMAMKDTLMGVMKNPQEFVRRAAQARWLSVSATDPIERRVARIESTAYRATQHLMQKVATDKMKSVAKKPMSTWTSEFFKNWNPKRDFAYAMLHAENLTRILADAAISRVLWKQARKFPERRELADRYTERADLRVRHHYQLITNGSPRILQELAGQGDADAARA, via the coding sequence ATGGCGAACTTTTTCGAGGACAACGACGATATCCGGTTTTACGTGGACAAGGGCATCGACTGGGCGCCGCTCGTCGAGATCACGGAATACAACTGGCGCTCGCCGGACGGCTTTCGCAACGTCGATGAGGCGGTCGACTTCTACAAGGGCATTTTGCAGCTCGTCGGCGAGTTCTCGGCCGAGCAGATCGCGCCGCACGCGCTCGAAATCGACCGCGACGGCGTGCTCTTCAAGGACGGCCACGTCAGCTTTCCGCCGCTCCTTCAGGGCATCTTCGATCAAATCAAGGGGCTGGAACTTCACGGCCTGTGCGTGCCGCGCGAATTGGGCGGGTCGAACGTGCCGCTGCTCGTCTATTTTCTGAACAGCGAAGTGATGGGACGCGCCGACGTCTCGGTGATGGCGCACCACAGCTTCCATGGCGGCATCGCCATGGCGCTGTTGATGTACTCGGTTCACGAGGGGACGACCGAGGTGAACCGTGCCGAGTGGCGGATCGCCAAGACCCGCTTCGAGCGCGAGATCCGCGAGATCATTTCGGGCGAGGCGTGGGGCTCGATGGACATCACCGAACCCGACGCGGGATCGGACATGGCGCGGCTCAAGGCCCGTGCGCGCCAGGACGAAAACGGCGTTTGGCGCGTGACCGGCCAGAAGATTTTCATCACGTCGGGCCACGCGAAGTACCACGTGGTCATCGCACGGACCGAGGACGCGAAAGACCCGAACGATTCCTTCGCGGGCCTCGCGGGATTGTCGCTCTTTCTCGTGCCGGCGTTCGAGGATCAGGCCGACGGCACGCGCACGCGATTCGCCGAGTTCGTCGGCATCGAGGAAAAGATGGGCCATCACGGCTCGGCCACGACGACGATCGCGTTCGAGGACACGCCGGCGCAGCTCATCGGGCAGCGGGGCGAGGGCTTCAAGTTGATGCTGCTGCTCATGAACAACGCGCGCGTGGGCGTGGGATTCGAGTCGATCGGCCTGTGCGAGGCCGCGTATCGCGCGGCGAAGGCGTATGCCGAAGAGCGCGTCAGCATGGGCAAGCCCATCGGTCGCCACGAATTGATCGCCGATTACCTCGACGAGATGCGCACCGACCTGCAGGGCCTGCGCGCGCTGGCGATTCACTGCGCGTGGCACGAAGAAATGGCGCAAAAGCTGCGCCTTCGCGCGCGGTATTTCCACGACACCGACTCGGTGGCTTCGCGCCAGGACGCGAAGATGGCCGATCACTACGCCGCCGTCTCGCGACAGGCGACACCGCTGCTCAAATACCTGGCGAGCGAGAAGGCGGTCGAGATGGCGCGCCGCGCGATGCAGATCCACGGCGGTTCGGGCTACATCCGCGAGACCGGCGTCGAGAAGCTCATGCGCGACGCGCTTGTCATGCCCATTTACGAGGGCACGAGCCAAATCCAGTCGCTGATGGCGATGAAGGACACGCTGATGGGCGTGATGAAGAATCCCCAGGAGTTCGTGCGCCGCGCGGCGCAGGCGCGCTGGCTGTCGGTCTCGGCGACGGACCCGATCGAGCGTCGCGTTGCGCGCATCGAATCCACCGCTTACCGGGCGACGCAGCACCTCATGCAAAAAGTCGCCACGGACAAGATGAAGTCGGTCGCGAAGAAACCGATGAGCACTTGGACGAGCGAGTTTTTCAAGAACTGGAATCCCAAGCGCGACTTCGCTTACGCCATGCTGCACGCCGAAAACCTGACGCGGATTCTGGCCGATGCGGCGATCTCGCGGGTGTTGTGGAAGCAGGCGCGAAAATTCCCCGAGCGGCGCGAGCTTGCCGATCGGTACACCGAACGCGCCGACCTGCGCGTTCGGCATCACTATCAACTCATCACGAACGGCTCGCCGCGCATCCTGCAGGAACTCGCGGGGCAGGGCGACGCCGATGCGGCGCGCGCGTAA
- a CDS encoding DUF2029 domain-containing protein, translating into MFRRVHRHALGLSLATCSVAWIAGRLAGMGAMDDAYITFRCSRNLANGHGLVYNIGQHVEATSNFLYAVAIGLGMKLGAHPEFAGLCLNFAALAFLLYVLCVEAGITDRDALWDARRMSGIVWAIAAQPAMWVYAHSGMETIVFTALLFGGFLAVARSMEKGIGGAWAGLWIALAATIRMEAAAFLVPSCAFLFLYSDRGIRVRRVIVTALLFAAIFVPVAAYRYSFYGDLFPNTYYAKVDGGSLALAERGLVYIAQWFGTTLPAVGVMIGAVLAVRRGDDFTRRRTALGLVWIAGYMAYNIYVGGDYFSFGRFFVPVLPVFAWMTPTAVEFLPGRSAASPDSAVRQRFWRRATTFFVIALVWNVAYPLNGLKYYTQIELVNAWARIGDVLRKKVPRETTLFLAPAGAIPYFSRLTSYDSLGLTDPVIARRHVELGEGVAGHEKADYARVRELDPDLVFFFIEEPGVEVNLVLNEYFEMRERYERGELKSDDVIEKPKSFEARRDTTFDFLFSTTMLAEYDLMELRYLHDRALFFVKKETDVAVKQAFVRVERPGAGKVTAAKKSSS; encoded by the coding sequence ATGTTTCGCCGCGTACACCGACACGCGCTCGGCCTGTCTCTCGCCACCTGCTCGGTCGCCTGGATTGCCGGGCGTCTCGCGGGCATGGGGGCGATGGACGACGCCTACATCACGTTCCGTTGCTCGCGAAACCTCGCGAACGGGCACGGGCTCGTCTACAACATCGGCCAGCACGTCGAAGCCACGTCGAATTTCCTCTACGCCGTCGCCATCGGTCTCGGGATGAAACTCGGAGCGCATCCCGAATTCGCCGGGCTTTGCCTCAACTTCGCGGCGCTCGCCTTCTTGCTCTACGTCCTTTGCGTCGAAGCCGGAATCACGGACCGCGACGCGCTCTGGGATGCACGCCGCATGTCGGGCATCGTCTGGGCCATCGCGGCGCAGCCGGCCATGTGGGTCTACGCGCATTCGGGCATGGAGACGATCGTCTTCACCGCGCTGCTTTTCGGCGGATTCCTCGCCGTCGCGAGGTCGATGGAGAAAGGAATCGGCGGGGCGTGGGCGGGCTTGTGGATCGCGCTTGCCGCGACGATCCGCATGGAGGCCGCCGCATTCCTCGTGCCCTCGTGCGCATTCCTGTTCCTCTATTCGGACCGCGGGATCCGGGTGCGCCGCGTCATCGTCACTGCGCTGCTCTTCGCGGCGATCTTCGTGCCCGTCGCCGCGTATCGTTATTCGTTTTATGGGGACCTGTTCCCCAATACGTACTACGCCAAGGTCGATGGAGGGTCGCTCGCCCTCGCCGAGCGCGGATTGGTCTACATTGCGCAGTGGTTCGGCACCACGCTGCCGGCCGTCGGTGTCATGATCGGCGCGGTCCTGGCCGTGCGGCGCGGGGATGACTTCACGCGCCGCCGGACGGCGCTCGGTCTCGTCTGGATCGCGGGATACATGGCTTACAACATCTACGTCGGCGGCGACTATTTTTCGTTCGGTCGCTTTTTCGTGCCCGTTTTGCCCGTGTTCGCGTGGATGACGCCGACCGCCGTGGAATTCTTGCCGGGCCGATCCGCCGCGAGCCCAGATTCCGCCGTGCGACAACGATTCTGGCGGCGGGCAACGACCTTTTTCGTCATCGCGCTCGTCTGGAATGTGGCGTATCCCCTCAACGGGCTGAAGTACTACACGCAGATCGAACTGGTAAACGCCTGGGCGCGCATCGGCGATGTGCTGCGCAAAAAGGTCCCCCGCGAGACAACGCTCTTTCTCGCGCCCGCCGGAGCGATTCCGTACTTCAGTCGCCTCACGTCTTACGACAGCCTCGGTCTCACCGATCCCGTGATCGCGCGACGGCACGTCGAACTCGGCGAAGGCGTCGCGGGCCACGAGAAGGCCGACTACGCCCGCGTGCGCGAACTCGATCCCGACCTCGTGTTCTTTTTCATCGAGGAACCGGGAGTCGAGGTCAATCTGGTCCTCAACGAATACTTTGAAATGCGCGAACGATACGAGCGCGGCGAGCTGAAGTCGGACGACGTGATCGAGAAGCCGAAGTCATTCGAAGCGCGGCGCGACACCACCTTCGATTTTCTCTTTTCCACCACCATGCTCGCCGAATACGATCTGATGGAGCTGCGCTACCTGCACGACCGCGCGCTGTTTTTCGTAAAGAAAGAGACTGATGTGGCCGTCAAGCAGGCATTCGTCCGGGTCGAACGGCCGGGCGCCGGGAAGGTTACGGCGGCGAAGAAGTCGTCGTCGTGA
- a CDS encoding glycosyltransferase family 39 protein, with protein sequence MTKPGQEFVVKRPELWIVLAVLVVGVPTLWMPMGLDHGNCGYVADVILDGGAPYKDAWETRPPAIFYLNAAAIAAFGKNGFAFRMFDLVWQLAAALALGRLTRRWFGERAGMFAGVLFAAVYFIPASYWDLANGDIYIVLPSALALLCLFDRPGPRFAWDAMCGALIGVVFWVRFTHGLFGLPVLAWILSESRHEVPYGFARSIARLTAVGAGFAAVVGGYVALLAAQGALGDFLYTVFDFDMKYAQTTYLGGFPEFARFVIAKHVIWSWRNLAVVLPGLLALIQLLRTRPLTHGAIVLATWTAATYAGVAIMAKFFVYHWFAMLGPLSVLAGFAFASATTKPRAAWVLAGHRITLTVCAALLVVAMAGQSLTRVADGARLATGKLSWTQYLSRFDNLRDFGSFSATANHLGGEYLRKRTRPDDKIWIWSASTLVLFNADRRGVGRFGTNLMLAPAWRRADWTAELLHLVQTEKPAYAIVTFGDAGAPITGGELDSRQLLATFPELSAHWREHYEVETTIGNMEFHRRRDPPTAVTTTTSSPP encoded by the coding sequence ATGACGAAACCCGGCCAAGAATTCGTGGTGAAGCGTCCCGAGCTGTGGATCGTCCTCGCCGTATTGGTCGTCGGCGTTCCGACGCTTTGGATGCCGATGGGGCTCGACCACGGTAATTGCGGCTACGTGGCGGATGTGATCCTGGACGGCGGAGCGCCGTACAAGGATGCATGGGAGACGCGCCCGCCCGCGATCTTCTACCTCAACGCGGCGGCGATCGCGGCGTTCGGCAAAAACGGTTTCGCGTTCCGCATGTTCGATCTGGTCTGGCAACTCGCGGCGGCGCTCGCACTCGGCCGTCTGACGCGGCGCTGGTTCGGCGAGCGCGCGGGGATGTTCGCGGGCGTGCTCTTCGCCGCGGTGTATTTCATCCCCGCGTCGTATTGGGATCTGGCGAACGGCGACATCTACATCGTACTGCCCTCGGCGCTCGCGCTGCTGTGCCTGTTCGATCGCCCCGGACCGCGTTTCGCGTGGGACGCGATGTGCGGCGCGCTCATCGGCGTCGTGTTCTGGGTCCGATTCACGCACGGCCTGTTCGGCCTCCCCGTGCTCGCGTGGATTCTTTCGGAGAGTCGGCACGAAGTGCCCTACGGTTTCGCACGCAGCATCGCGCGTCTCACCGCCGTCGGGGCGGGATTCGCGGCGGTCGTGGGCGGCTACGTCGCCTTGCTCGCGGCGCAGGGCGCACTCGGCGATTTCCTCTACACGGTCTTCGACTTCGACATGAAATACGCGCAGACCACGTATCTCGGCGGGTTTCCCGAATTCGCGCGGTTCGTGATCGCCAAACACGTCATCTGGTCGTGGCGCAATCTCGCGGTGGTGCTGCCCGGGTTGCTCGCGCTGATTCAACTCCTTCGCACAAGACCGCTCACGCACGGCGCGATCGTCCTCGCCACGTGGACGGCGGCGACGTACGCGGGCGTCGCGATCATGGCGAAGTTTTTCGTGTATCACTGGTTCGCGATGCTCGGGCCGCTGTCCGTTCTCGCGGGCTTCGCCTTCGCGTCGGCCACGACGAAACCGCGCGCCGCGTGGGTGCTTGCGGGACATCGCATCACGCTCACCGTTTGCGCGGCGCTGCTGGTCGTCGCGATGGCCGGGCAATCGCTCACACGCGTGGCCGATGGCGCGCGCCTCGCGACCGGAAAGCTGTCGTGGACGCAGTATCTGTCCCGATTCGACAACCTGCGCGATTTCGGCAGCTTCTCCGCCACCGCGAATCATCTGGGCGGCGAGTACCTGCGTAAACGCACACGCCCCGACGACAAGATCTGGATCTGGAGCGCGAGTACGCTGGTGCTCTTCAACGCCGACCGGCGCGGCGTGGGGCGGTTCGGTACGAATTTGATGCTGGCCCCCGCGTGGCGCCGCGCCGATTGGACAGCGGAGCTGCTCCATCTCGTGCAGACGGAGAAACCCGCATATGCGATCGTCACCTTCGGCGATGCGGGCGCGCCGATCACGGGCGGGGAGCTGGATTCACGGCAGCTTCTGGCGACGTTTCCGGAGCTTTCGGCACACTGGCGCGAGCACTACGAAGTGGAAACGACGATCGGCAACATGGAGTTCCACCGACGGCGCGACCCACCGACGGCCGTCACGACGACGACTTCTTCGCCGCCGTAA
- a CDS encoding alkane 1-monooxygenase: protein MYGHHAQVATPNDPATSRLGESFYRFWPRTVIGTFKSAWEIETRRVNRMKKPVWSIHNRVLMGAIYSGALAVAILVGLGPKAFAFFIGQSIIAFSLLEVVNYLEHYGLERREVANGKYEIVNPLHSWNASNWITNYFLFHLQRHSDHHAYAGRRYQILRHFDESPQLPTGYAGMVLLALIPPLWFAVMDPKVEAIRNRAEPLAA, encoded by the coding sequence GTGTACGGCCATCACGCGCAGGTCGCGACGCCGAACGACCCCGCCACGTCGCGTCTCGGCGAGAGTTTTTACCGCTTCTGGCCGCGCACGGTGATCGGCACGTTCAAATCGGCGTGGGAGATCGAGACCCGCCGCGTGAACCGGATGAAGAAACCCGTCTGGAGCATCCACAACCGCGTGCTGATGGGCGCGATCTACTCCGGTGCGCTGGCGGTGGCGATCCTCGTTGGTCTCGGCCCCAAGGCGTTCGCCTTCTTCATCGGCCAGTCGATCATCGCGTTCTCGCTGCTCGAGGTGGTGAACTATCTGGAGCACTACGGTCTGGAGCGTCGCGAGGTGGCGAACGGCAAATACGAGATCGTGAATCCGCTGCACTCGTGGAACGCGAGCAACTGGATCACAAACTACTTCCTGTTCCACCTCCAGCGGCATTCCGATCACCACGCCTACGCGGGCCGGCGCTACCAGATCCTTCGGCACTTCGACGAGAGTCCGCAGCTTCCCACGGGCTACGCGGGCATGGTGCTGCTGGCGCTCATCCCGCCGCTGTGGTTCGCGGTGATGGACCCGAAGGTCGAGGCGATCCGCAACCGCGCCGAGCCGCTAGCCGCGTAA
- a CDS encoding 3-oxoacyl-ACP reductase, with protein MGDVLNQLTWNPQFRKLVGTLGLPIPLPPKLRRASGGWSARPLEGRRVIAGFVKGGAVADAIAQMLGRAGATVYAPSGDSKSFEKAGVATAPIAPDNVPSEFGADALVYDASGVAGTDDLAKVYGFFHTFASRIGSCARVVVVGRPEGAAKNAEAAAASRALDGFVRAMSKEIGRRGSTANLVTVEPGAEDRLEGPLRYVLGDHGAYVTGQPIHVSKLAAKPVASPTFVQALDGKVALVTGAARGIGQATARALAAEGAHVIVLDRPDDLAASEETARSVNGTAMACDVTSADAPAQIADRLRAQFGGVDILVNNAGVTRDKTLRNMKREAWDLTVNVSLGAAIAITGALAKGPKPLLREGGRVVCLSSIAGIAGNFGQTNYSAAKAGVIGYVRFQASKLAPRGITINAVAPGFIETRMTAAIPTMTREIGRRIANLSQGGLPRDVADAITFLATPGAYGITGGVLRVCGGNMIGA; from the coding sequence ATGGGCGATGTCCTGAATCAACTGACGTGGAATCCGCAATTTCGCAAACTCGTCGGCACGCTGGGCCTGCCGATTCCATTGCCGCCCAAACTACGTCGCGCGAGCGGCGGATGGTCGGCGCGTCCGCTCGAAGGCCGCCGCGTCATCGCGGGGTTCGTGAAGGGCGGCGCGGTCGCCGACGCGATCGCGCAGATGCTCGGTCGCGCCGGCGCGACGGTGTATGCGCCCTCGGGCGACTCGAAGTCTTTCGAGAAGGCGGGTGTCGCTACCGCGCCGATCGCCCCCGATAACGTGCCGTCGGAGTTCGGCGCGGACGCGCTGGTCTATGACGCGTCGGGCGTCGCGGGCACGGATGATCTCGCGAAGGTGTACGGGTTTTTTCACACGTTTGCCTCGCGCATCGGTTCGTGCGCGCGCGTCGTCGTGGTCGGACGTCCGGAAGGCGCGGCGAAAAACGCCGAGGCCGCCGCGGCATCGCGTGCGCTCGACGGCTTTGTGCGCGCGATGTCCAAGGAAATCGGGCGGCGCGGATCGACGGCGAATCTGGTGACGGTCGAACCGGGCGCGGAGGACCGCCTCGAAGGCCCGCTGCGGTACGTGCTCGGCGATCACGGCGCGTATGTCACCGGGCAGCCGATTCATGTGTCGAAGCTCGCCGCGAAGCCCGTCGCCTCGCCCACGTTCGTGCAGGCGCTCGACGGCAAGGTGGCGCTCGTGACCGGCGCGGCGCGCGGCATCGGGCAGGCGACGGCGCGCGCGCTCGCAGCGGAAGGTGCGCACGTGATCGTGCTGGACCGCCCCGACGACCTCGCGGCGTCGGAGGAGACGGCGCGTTCGGTGAACGGGACCGCGATGGCGTGCGACGTGACCTCGGCCGATGCGCCCGCGCAGATCGCCGACCGGCTTCGCGCGCAGTTCGGCGGCGTGGACATATTGGTGAACAACGCGGGCGTGACGCGCGACAAGACGCTGCGCAACATGAAGCGCGAGGCGTGGGACCTGACCGTGAACGTGAGCCTCGGCGCGGCGATCGCCATCACGGGCGCGCTCGCGAAGGGGCCGAAGCCGCTGCTGCGAGAGGGCGGACGCGTGGTGTGCCTGTCGTCGATCGCGGGCATCGCGGGGAATTTCGGCCAGACGAACTACTCCGCCGCGAAGGCGGGCGTGATCGGCTACGTGCGTTTTCAGGCGTCGAAGCTCGCACCGCGCGGCATCACGATCAACGCGGTGGCGCCGGGCTTCATCGAAACCCGAATGACGGCGGCGATTCCGACGATGACGCGCGAAATCGGGCGGCGTATCGCCAACCTGTCGCAGGGCGGGTTGCCGCGCGACGTGGCCGATGCGATCACGTTTTTGGCGACTCCGGGTGCCTATGGCATCACGGGCGGTGTTCTGCGGGTGTGCGGCGGCAACATGATCGGTGCGTAA
- a CDS encoding TetR family transcriptional regulator, with translation MATEFEPALANGAHEHHDMRDQILAAATRLFAAAGFDGTSLQDIADAVGIRKPSVLHHFPSKDAIRVAVLEALITRWKDVVPRILQAATTGQEGFDAAIFAVIDFFREDSARARLLVRELLDRPASLLAMFRDHLHPWIGLVVDTMRRGQQEGTVDSQLDVPAFVSQIVGMVISNIASSDVLTQLVPSDDDDVDPMDRQLREMIRIARRGFFANPERT, from the coding sequence ATGGCGACCGAATTTGAACCTGCGCTCGCGAACGGCGCGCACGAACACCACGACATGCGCGACCAGATTCTGGCGGCCGCGACGCGTCTTTTCGCGGCGGCCGGCTTCGACGGCACATCGCTTCAGGACATCGCGGACGCGGTCGGAATCCGCAAACCGTCGGTGCTACATCACTTCCCGTCGAAAGACGCGATCCGCGTGGCCGTGCTTGAAGCGCTTATCACGCGCTGGAAGGACGTCGTCCCGCGCATCCTGCAGGCGGCGACGACCGGGCAGGAGGGATTCGATGCGGCGATTTTCGCGGTCATCGATTTTTTCCGCGAGGACTCGGCCCGGGCGCGGCTGCTCGTGCGCGAGCTGCTCGACCGGCCGGCTTCGCTGCTCGCGATGTTCCGCGACCACCTGCATCCGTGGATTGGGCTCGTGGTGGACACGATGCGGCGCGGCCAGCAGGAGGGCACGGTGGATTCGCAACTCGACGTGCCGGCGTTCGTGTCGCAGATCGTGGGCATGGTGATCTCGAATATCGCGTCGTCGGATGTGCTCACGCAGCTCGTGCCGAGCGACGACGACGACGTGGACCCGATGGATCGGCAGTTACGGGAGATGATTCGCATCGCACGCCGGGGATTCTTTGCGAACCCCGAGCGAACGTAA